One stretch of Armigeres subalbatus isolate Guangzhou_Male chromosome 2, GZ_Asu_2, whole genome shotgun sequence DNA includes these proteins:
- the LOC134216496 gene encoding uncharacterized protein LOC134216496, whose product MSESDEVYSIASENSKAEPEAGRIDSNGRESYSLVAIIEALVLPNVQNDDPRTLDICLVLGNVETKLNGTLADFNGQRRGTALGAPASNSEEFLQFLVNNNLFIVFTIDSAELGQATIPLVSTNLASFAPPVFEPTIVKGVYPISLGSSLNGNISLVLKTDRTKMSTNLSGSKHEDEDSMLYIVNDAPPRQSAEYQDDVMRQLLTCKKCNALKSPSEISCRYELIDGILVNKEYPKKDLDLETMKKKIERIEREAKLYPVGQEQELPKEPTNERFCNTCGGFSVTGKTCTEWKSCGIPLMEAGFRYPEGSAKRFSQTAAMGTTENVNRISEPNFNSTRITRESSNYGRSESFPLHSIQPQTTNILCPKSVGHRFCDHCGLNLDWLPLNSGCPKCGHKCPTKYTTDVSSTFHETMPNRLNSWMGSLEFLNPEPRRPSTGTLRSASVNEMAKQCPICRIRGGCCPDCKQRSSTAPNPIEQHSTTHSSTSDSEMLPRRVLERPKTRPSLRDRFNGFPKKMDKATRLSGLLKAYGDTGAKQLESSKRRSTGSSILSLNVEEILQKSGTQKTKIVSGGVESVELRKVNSKPESFNGKTLNKCETPSRAQIRKNQRSLLRRIKKQNCGRYSYRYGQRYPGIVIGHRECIQQGRQVPPHMGWMWNVKTPGIGKIRKGWRPGAVKKPIKELMQHFLVSYPLDNIPVSKKGGRNLIIAEKGSTSTKQKPTLQIVKKNGEYCIVMNPLKDSETLKTAQDPYLSCEPIRFKLAKDPNVGKLYQLRKALKVKGFTMCGCPALESCEHRSEKEKKLLKKEIRKLSKCLGLPKSIELKDVPSDSESELDLEFTPPSAMLQTGLRKPDVVCTETQYSVDDYKVQVPADKLKCKPGREDSRDIGKGVKGKGGLGMSKNGKDGKDGKGGKDGSKGGAGGKGAGSKGGAGGKGAGSKAGAATKVGASSKSGAAGRNKAPVHRPEGGQVLIMKDVCRRPNPCAPSQYCPTATAVCGYQSTNVCYTPQCAPAVACCDPCYG is encoded by the exons ATGAGCGAAAGCGACGAAGTCTATTCTATTGCAAGCGAAAATAGTAAGGCTGAGCCGGAGGCAGGTCGAATAGACTCGAACGGGAGGGAAAGCTATTCTTTGGTGGCTATAATCGAAGCGTTGGTGCTACCCAACGTCCAAAACGATGACCCCCGGACATTAGACATTTGCTTGGTGCTAGGAAACGTTGAAACCAAACTGAATGGGACTTTGGCGGATTTCAACGGACAACGGCGTGGCACGGCTTTGGG CGCTCCCGCATcaaattccgaggaatttctaCAGTTCCTtgtgaataataatttgttcatTGTATTCACCATCGATTCGGCTGAACTTGGACAAGCAACCATTCCGCTAGTGTCCACAAATCTAGCGTCATTCGCTCCTCCCGTATTTGAGCCAACGATTGTCAAAGGCGTGTACCCGATAAGCCTTGGCTCGTCGCTGAATGGAAACATAAGCCTCGTGCTCAAAACCGATCGTACCAAAATGTCCACCAACCTCAGTGGATCCAAGCACGAAGACGAAGACAGTATGCTGTACATCGTCAACGACGCCCCGCCTCGCCAATCAGCGGAGTATCAGGACGATGTAATGAGACAATTACTAACATGCAAAAAGTGCAACGCTCTCAAGAGCCCGAGCGAGATCAGCTGTAGATACGAGCTGATCGATGGGATTTTGGTGAacaaagaatatccgaagaaggatCTTGATCTGGAAACTATGAAGAAGAAAATTGAACGTATCGAACGGGAAGCAAAGTTGTATCCGGTAGGACAGGAACAAGAGTTGCCCAAAGAACCAACGAATGAGCGTTTCTGTAATACTTGCGGAGGGTTTTCAGTTACGGGGAAAACTTGCACTGAGTGGAAATCCTGTGGGATACCACTGATGGAAGCTGGATTCCGATATCCAGAAGGATCAGCGAAGCG TTTCAGCCAAACTGCAGCCATGGGAACAACGGAAAACGTTAACAGAATCTCCGAACCGAATTTCAACTCTACCAGGATTACAAGAGAAAG cTCAAACTACGGACGATCAGAAAGCTTCCCCTTGCACTCTATTCAACCGCAAACAACGAACATTCTTTGTCCGAAGTCTGTTGGTCATAG GTTTTGCGATCACTGCGGCCTCAATCTGGACTGGCTACCTTTGAATAGTGGCTGCCCAAAATGTGGTCATAAGTGTCCTACAAAGTACACCACCGATGTGAGTTCCACATTTCATGAAACCATGCCTAACCGTCTTAACTCTTGGATGGGTAGCTTGGAATTTCTGAATCCGGAACCAAGGCGTCCCTCCACGGGAACGCTTCGTTCAGCCTCAGTAAACGAAATGGCGAAACAATGTCCGATCTGTCGAATACGAGGGGGGTGCTGTCCAGATTGTAAGCAGCGAAGTTCTACAGCTCCAAACCCCATCGAACAGCACTCTACCACTCATTCGTCAACTTCCGACTCGGAAATGCTGCCGCGACGAGTTTTGGAGAGACCAAAAACGAGACCATCCCTGCGCGATCGGTTCAATGGATTTCCTAAGAAAATGGATAAAGCTACTCGGCTATCAGGACTTCTCAAAGCCTACGGTGATACAGGTGCCAAACAACTGGAATCATCTAAACGGCGTTCAACGGGCAGCTCGATTTTGTCGCTCAACGTTGAGGAAATTTTGCAAAAGTCTGGAACGCAAAAGACAAAAATTGTTTCTGGAGGTGTCGAAAGTGTTGAACTTCGTAAAGTGAACTCCAAACCGGAATCTTTCAACGGAAAAACGTTAAATAAATGTGAAACTCCCTCGCGGgcacaaatcagaaaaaatcaaCGCAGTCTATTACGCAGAATAAAGAAGCAGAATTGCGGCCGGTACTCTTACCGCTACGGACAACGATATCCGGGGATTGTCATTGGCCATCGGGAATGTATCCAACAAGGAAGACAAGTTCCTCCTCACATGGGCTGGATGTGGAATGTAAAAACGCCAGGTATCGGAAAAATTCGAAAAGGTTGGAGACCCGGCGCTGTGAAAAAACCGATCAAGGAACTGATGCAACACTTTTTGGTTAGCTATCCGTTGGATAATATTCCCGTTAGCAAAAAAGGTGGCCGCAACTTGATTATTGCTGAGAAGGGATCGACCTCGACGAAGCAGAAACCGACTCTTCAAATCGTGAAAAAGAATGGAGAGTACTGTATCGTGATGAACCCGTTGAAAGATTCGGAAACACTGAAAACTGCACAAGATCCGTATTTGTCCTGCGAACCGATACGCTTCAAACTGGCCAAAGATCCCAACGTGGGAAAGTTGTACCAACTTCGTAAGGCTTTGAAAGTGAAAGGCTTCACCATGTGCGGTTGCCCGGCGCTTGAATCCTGTGAACACAGATCTGAAAAGGAAAAGAAATTGCTCAAGAAAGAAATACGCAAACTATCGAAATGCTTGGGTCTTCCGAAGTCAATCGAACTTAAAGATGTCCCCAGTGACAGTGAATCCGAGTTGGATCTAGAGTTCACTCCACCATCTGCCATGCTGCAAACTGGACTACGAAAGCCCGATGTCGTGTGCACAGAAACGCAGTACTCGGTAGACGACTACAAAGTGCAGGTGCCAGCTGATAAGCTAAAGTGCAAGCCAGGTCGGGAAGATTCTCGTGATATTGGTAAAGGTGTTAAAGGCAAAGGAGGACTTGGCATGAGCAAAAATGGCAAAGATGGAAAAGATGGAAAAGGAGGAAAAGATGGCTCTAAAGGTGGTGCAGGGGGAAAAGGAGCGGGTTCAAAAGGTGGTGCAGGGGGAAAAGGAGCCGGTTCAAAAGCAGGAGCAGCTACTAAAGTTGgagcttcttcaaaatcagGAGCCGCAGGACGGAACAa agcGCCAGTTCATCGCCCGGAAGGAGGTCAAGTTTTGATCATGAAAGACGTTTGTAGAAGACCGAACCCATGCGCTCCCAGCCAGTATTGTCCAACGGCCACTGCAGTATGCGGTTACCAATCGACCAATGTTTGTTACACGCCCCAATGTGCTCCCGCTGTTGCTTGTTGTGATCCCTGTTATGGTTGA